From a region of the Pectobacterium aquaticum genome:
- the rhaS gene encoding HTH-type transcriptional activator RhaS yields the protein MTLLRGDDFFTSRAVTVAVEPRTPQAAFPEHYHDFWEIVLVEQGAGVHVFNDQPYALCSGSVFFVRDNDRHLFEDVEGLCLTNMLYRSPRGFRFLSDIAAFLPYGPNGEWQGQWQVNAAGMQQLKQSLNSLAELAQSDAPEAIAASESLFLHILVQLRKHCFQTQANGPERQGVQALLGWLQNNYSEEVNWGSLADQFSLPLRTLHRQLKQHTGMTPQRYLNRLRLLEARRRLQQSDDSITTIAHACGFSDSNHFSTQFRKAFSQAPKSLRHQAFSREE from the coding sequence ATGACGTTACTTCGTGGTGATGATTTTTTTACTTCGCGTGCCGTAACGGTTGCGGTAGAGCCACGTACCCCACAAGCGGCGTTCCCTGAGCATTATCATGATTTCTGGGAAATTGTGCTGGTGGAGCAGGGCGCTGGTGTCCATGTGTTTAACGATCAGCCCTATGCGCTGTGCAGCGGTTCGGTATTCTTCGTTCGCGATAACGATCGGCATCTGTTTGAAGACGTCGAAGGGCTGTGCCTGACCAACATGCTGTACCGCTCGCCGCGCGGGTTCCGCTTCCTTTCCGATATCGCCGCCTTTTTGCCGTATGGCCCGAACGGCGAATGGCAAGGGCAGTGGCAGGTGAATGCAGCGGGGATGCAGCAGTTGAAACAGTCGTTGAACAGTCTGGCTGAACTGGCGCAGAGCGATGCACCGGAAGCGATCGCGGCCAGCGAGAGTTTGTTTCTGCACATTCTGGTGCAACTGCGGAAACACTGCTTCCAGACGCAGGCCAACGGCCCCGAGCGTCAGGGAGTACAGGCGCTGCTGGGCTGGCTGCAAAACAACTACAGCGAAGAGGTCAACTGGGGCAGCCTGGCCGATCAGTTCTCGCTGCCACTGCGTACGCTGCACCGTCAGCTCAAACAACACACCGGTATGACGCCACAACGCTATCTGAATCGGTTAAGATTACTGGAGGCTCGTCGGCGGTTGCAGCAGAGTGATGATTCTATCACCACGATTGCGCACGCCTGTGGATTTAGCGACAGCAATCACTTCTCGACGCAATTCCGCAAGGCATTCTCGCAGGCACCTAAGTCACTACGCCATCAGGCGTTTTCTCGTGAAGAGTAG